The following proteins are co-located in the Nitrospirota bacterium genome:
- a CDS encoding phenylacetate--CoA ligase has translation MSTYWQPESEGMERKELEQLQLERLESTLSRVYMNVPYYRKKFDEVKFNPDDLRSLDDLSRLPFTTKNDLRNNYPYGLFAVPLREVVRIHASSGTTGMSTVVGYSKNDIKTWSNLVARVLAAGGITKDDVIQISFNYGLFTGAFGLHYGAERLGASVIPISSGNTRRQIKLMQDFKTTALVSTPSYAMMIADTMMEMGINRNSLSLKYGLFGAEPWSDAMRKEIEDKLKIVATDNYGLSEVMGPGVAGECLERNGLHIAEDHFLVEWINPDSLEPVKPGELGEMVITTLTKEAFPVIRYRTRDLTRLIPGPCPCGRTMRRMTRVYGRTDDMLIIRGVNVFPQQIENVLFEIEGVAPHYQIIIDRKGALDDTTVNVEVSESMFFDEMKKQSQLKETIKKRLASELGISVEVKLVEKKSLERFEGKAKRVIDNRKF, from the coding sequence ATGTCAACCTACTGGCAGCCTGAAAGCGAAGGTATGGAACGGAAAGAGCTGGAGCAGTTGCAGCTTGAACGGCTCGAGTCCACTTTGAGCCGGGTGTATATGAACGTCCCGTATTACCGGAAAAAGTTCGATGAGGTCAAGTTTAATCCCGATGACCTGCGTTCGCTCGATGACCTGAGCAGACTTCCCTTCACGACCAAGAACGACCTCAGGAACAATTATCCCTACGGACTCTTTGCGGTTCCGCTTCGGGAGGTCGTCCGGATCCATGCTTCGTCGGGAACGACCGGCATGTCAACCGTCGTTGGCTACTCGAAAAACGACATCAAGACCTGGTCGAACCTGGTGGCGCGGGTCCTGGCGGCCGGCGGCATCACCAAGGACGATGTCATTCAGATCTCGTTCAACTACGGCCTTTTCACCGGCGCCTTCGGCCTTCACTACGGCGCGGAGCGGCTCGGCGCTTCCGTCATCCCCATCTCGAGCGGCAATACGCGTCGCCAGATCAAGCTCATGCAGGACTTCAAGACCACCGCGCTGGTGAGTACACCCAGCTATGCCATGATGATCGCGGACACGATGATGGAGATGGGCATCAACCGCAACTCCCTCTCCCTGAAGTACGGCCTCTTCGGCGCGGAGCCCTGGTCCGATGCCATGCGCAAAGAAATCGAGGACAAGCTCAAGATCGTGGCCACGGACAACTACGGCCTCTCCGAGGTGATGGGGCCCGGCGTTGCCGGCGAGTGCTTGGAACGAAACGGTCTGCACATTGCCGAAGACCACTTCCTAGTCGAGTGGATCAATCCCGACTCTCTTGAGCCGGTCAAGCCCGGTGAGCTCGGAGAAATGGTCATCACCACGCTGACCAAGGAGGCCTTCCCGGTCATTCGGTACCGGACCCGCGATCTGACCCGTCTCATTCCCGGACCCTGCCCCTGCGGCAGGACCATGAGGAGGATGACGAGGGTCTACGGCAGGACCGACGACATGCTCATCATTCGCGGCGTGAATGTGTTTCCGCAGCAGATCGAGAACGTGCTGTTCGAGATCGAGGGTGTTGCCCCTCACTATCAGATCATCATCGATCGCAAGGGCGCGCTTGATGATACGACGGTCAATGTTGAGGTGTCGGAATCGATGTTCTTTGACGAGATGAAAAAGCAAAGCCAGCTCAAGGAAACCATCAAGAAGCGCCTTGCCTCTGAGCTCGGGATCTCCGTCGAGGTGAAACTTGTCGAGAAAAAATCGCTGGAGCGGTTCGAAGGAAAAGCGAAGCGGGTCATAGACAACAGGAAATTCTAA
- a CDS encoding indolepyruvate oxidoreductase subunit beta — protein MNVFNILISGVGGQGVLLTSKVIAEAALLAGLDVKQSEVHGMAQRGGSVLSQVRFGDKVFSPIVSEGEADLLIGFEPLETARYLHFLKDDGVVIYNTRSIGTIGVSIAAEKYPVGIDAVIKERVKTVMPFDGTQLAVAAGDKRTLNLVLLGAALTFLPLKESAVLDAIKNTVPKKVLEINQKAFAAGRAQRK, from the coding sequence GTGAACGTTTTTAATATTCTGATCAGCGGTGTGGGCGGACAGGGCGTGCTCCTGACGAGCAAGGTGATTGCCGAGGCGGCGCTCCTTGCGGGTCTCGATGTGAAGCAGAGCGAGGTGCACGGCATGGCCCAGCGCGGCGGCAGTGTGCTTTCGCAAGTGCGGTTCGGGGACAAGGTCTTCTCGCCGATCGTGAGCGAGGGAGAGGCCGACCTGCTGATCGGGTTCGAGCCCCTCGAAACTGCGCGGTATCTCCATTTCCTGAAGGATGACGGTGTGGTCATATACAATACCCGGTCCATCGGCACAATCGGCGTTTCCATTGCAGCGGAAAAATATCCTGTTGGTATCGATGCGGTCATCAAGGAGCGCGTCAAGACCGTCATGCCTTTCGATGGGACGCAGCTTGCCGTCGCAGCCGGGGACAAGCGCACGCTCAATCTCGTGTTGCTCGGCGCGGCTCTCACGTTTCTGCCGCTCAAGGAGTCGGCCGTCCTCGACGCAATCAAGAATACGGTGCCTAAAAAAGTGCTTGAGATAAATCAGAAGGCTTTTGCGGCAGGCAGGGCCCAAAGAAAGTAA
- a CDS encoding amidohydrolase family protein: MLNIIDFHTHVFPDKIAKAAMDALAAESGNYRPRTDGTLQGLLDSMKRANISASLVANIATKPTQLFSVLEFCKLIKSDSIHPLVSFHPMNDPDDVEDMLGQAQRAGIRGVKLHPMYQRFFIDNKHMYGFYELLASFGFYIIFHTGYDLAFPENTQADVERVRKVADWFKDLTIVCTHVGGWKQWDRIHCLSNCKNVYTETSMTLSEVSDEEFIKLIGNFDEDRVLFGSDSPWTDQKEMLERTLRLKISDRLKEKMLYENAATLLGLKKT; this comes from the coding sequence ATGTTGAACATTATCGATTTCCACACTCATGTCTTCCCTGATAAGATCGCCAAGGCTGCAATGGACGCGCTTGCCGCGGAGTCCGGCAACTACCGCCCCCGGACGGACGGAACCTTGCAGGGACTGCTCGACTCCATGAAGCGGGCGAACATCTCCGCAAGCCTGGTGGCGAACATCGCGACGAAACCGACACAACTTTTTTCGGTCCTTGAGTTCTGCAAACTGATCAAGAGCGACAGCATTCATCCATTGGTCTCATTTCATCCCATGAACGATCCGGATGATGTCGAGGATATGCTGGGACAGGCCCAACGGGCGGGTATCCGCGGGGTCAAGCTCCACCCCATGTACCAGCGCTTCTTTATCGACAATAAACATATGTACGGCTTTTATGAGCTCCTCGCAAGCTTCGGCTTCTATATCATATTCCACACCGGTTACGATCTCGCCTTCCCCGAAAATACCCAGGCGGACGTTGAGCGCGTCAGGAAAGTGGCTGACTGGTTCAAGGACCTTACCATCGTGTGCACGCATGTCGGGGGGTGGAAGCAGTGGGACCGGATTCATTGCCTCAGCAACTGCAAGAATGTTTATACCGAGACATCGATGACCTTGAGCGAAGTGAGCGACGAGGAGTTCATCAAGCTTATCGGAAACTTTGATGAGGACCGGGTCCTGTTCGGGAGCGACAGTCCGTGGACTGACCAGAAAGAAATGCTCGAGCGAACACTGCGCTTGAAAATATCAGACCGCTTGAAAGAAAAGATGCTCTATGAGAATGCCGCTACCCTCCTTGGCTTAAAAAAGACATAA
- a CDS encoding response regulator: MKKIVIAENINTILKKKNNFLDRADMRVFTAATTDEVLQIHRTIRLDLIIIPLDMPGMNSEQLCSLLRENADQGTVPVMMVCAHTKRAIEKSARCGADAVITRPIKPAQLLEQAKKLLNLSWRETYRVLLNVAVEGSVSSNHFVCNSLDISLDGMLIETTQIFNPGDRLSCSFFLPDMSQIQITGEIARTVTPAPGVKSNWYGVHFLDLPADAEQALESFIDTNASITRPRPDEQPG; this comes from the coding sequence ATGAAAAAAATTGTAATAGCTGAAAACATCAACACTATTCTGAAAAAAAAGAACAATTTCTTAGACCGGGCGGACATGCGCGTCTTCACGGCTGCAACGACTGATGAGGTGCTGCAAATCCATCGCACGATCCGCTTGGACCTGATCATCATCCCTCTCGATATGCCGGGAATGAATAGTGAACAGCTTTGCTCACTCCTCAGGGAGAATGCGGACCAGGGTACGGTCCCCGTCATGATGGTCTGCGCGCACACCAAGCGGGCAATTGAAAAAAGCGCTCGCTGCGGGGCTGATGCGGTAATTACCCGTCCGATCAAGCCCGCTCAACTTCTGGAACAGGCAAAAAAGCTCCTTAACCTGTCCTGGCGGGAAACATACCGGGTGCTCCTCAATGTTGCCGTTGAAGGGAGTGTCAGCAGCAATCACTTTGTCTGCAACTCGCTGGATATCAGCCTTGATGGGATGCTTATTGAAACCACCCAGATCTTTAACCCAGGAGATCGGCTTTCCTGTTCGTTCTTCCTCCCCGATATGTCACAGATCCAGATAACGGGAGAAATTGCCCGTACCGTAACTCCTGCGCCGGGAGTGAAGAGCAACTGGTACGGAGTGCACTTCCTGGACCTTCCCGCGGATGCAGAACAAGCCCTGGAGTCCTTTATCGACACCAATGCCTCCATAACACGTCCCCGGCCTGACGAACAACCTGGTTAA
- the iorA gene encoding indolepyruvate ferredoxin oxidoreductase subunit alpha, with amino-acid sequence MNKAILSGNEAIARGFIEAGGKLAAAYPGTPSTEVLETLSQADGIHAEWSVNEKVALETAIGGALSGVRSLACMKHVGVNVAADPLMTAAYTGINAGLVLMAADDPGMFSSQNEQDTRHFARMGKIPCLEPSDSAEAREFIKVAFELSESFDTPVILRTTTRISHCKSVVEVGTPDSPAGRGMIRDFGKYVMLPSNAKKRHVFVEDRLLRLKEWAETSALNQIIDGEKALGFITSGISFQYVREAFPKATVLKLGTTYPLPEKLIRQFASSVSKLAVVEELDPFLEEQIKAMGITVHFGKNVLPLCGEFSQRLVKEKISGSRIPMKEPVAGLIMRPPTFCPGCSHRGLFTVLAKLKLTVSGDIGCYTLGALPPFSAMHTCICMGASISAAHGMARGLALQGIQQKPVAVIGDSTFVHSGITGLINMVYNGGDAIVIIMNNDTTGMTGGQEHAGTGRTARGTEAPRLDIAKLCHTIGAKRVREIDAYNIKDLEKIMKEELAEKGPAVLISNQPCVLRYRIAKKVYAVERKTCTGCKVCLKAGCIALSFTPEGKTGFVEIDPLLCNGCGVCAQLCTTGSMKTT; translated from the coding sequence TTGAATAAAGCAATTCTTTCGGGTAACGAAGCAATTGCGCGCGGGTTCATCGAAGCGGGCGGCAAGCTCGCCGCTGCCTATCCCGGTACGCCGAGCACCGAGGTACTCGAAACGCTTTCGCAGGCCGACGGTATCCATGCTGAGTGGTCCGTGAACGAGAAGGTGGCCCTCGAGACGGCCATCGGCGGCGCCCTGTCCGGCGTGCGTTCCCTTGCGTGCATGAAGCACGTGGGCGTGAACGTTGCTGCTGACCCGCTCATGACCGCGGCGTACACGGGCATTAACGCCGGGCTCGTGCTCATGGCTGCCGACGACCCCGGCATGTTCAGTTCCCAGAACGAACAGGACACGCGCCACTTTGCCCGGATGGGCAAGATTCCCTGTCTGGAGCCCTCCGATTCCGCGGAAGCAAGAGAATTCATCAAGGTCGCGTTCGAACTTTCCGAGTCCTTCGACACGCCGGTCATCCTGCGCACGACCACGAGGATCTCGCACTGCAAGAGCGTGGTCGAGGTCGGAACGCCCGACTCTCCGGCAGGCCGCGGGATGATCAGGGACTTCGGCAAATACGTGATGCTCCCCAGCAACGCAAAAAAACGACACGTGTTCGTTGAGGACCGGCTCCTGCGGCTTAAAGAATGGGCCGAGACCTCGGCGCTTAACCAGATCATCGACGGTGAAAAAGCACTCGGCTTCATTACCTCCGGCATCTCGTTCCAGTATGTTCGCGAGGCCTTTCCCAAGGCCACCGTGCTTAAGCTTGGCACGACCTATCCGCTCCCGGAGAAGCTCATCAGACAGTTCGCGTCGTCCGTATCAAAACTCGCGGTGGTGGAGGAGCTCGATCCCTTTCTCGAAGAACAGATCAAGGCCATGGGCATCACGGTCCATTTCGGCAAGAATGTGTTGCCGCTCTGCGGCGAATTCAGCCAGCGTCTGGTGAAAGAAAAGATCTCGGGCAGCCGGATTCCGATGAAGGAGCCCGTGGCCGGTCTCATCATGCGGCCGCCGACATTCTGTCCCGGCTGCTCGCATCGCGGTCTCTTTACGGTGCTTGCCAAGCTCAAGCTCACGGTCTCCGGCGATATCGGTTGCTACACTCTTGGCGCGCTGCCGCCGTTCTCCGCCATGCACACCTGCATCTGCATGGGGGCGAGCATATCCGCCGCGCACGGCATGGCCAGGGGTCTTGCCCTCCAGGGCATACAGCAGAAGCCCGTTGCCGTGATCGGCGATTCCACATTCGTTCATTCCGGCATCACGGGTCTGATCAACATGGTATACAACGGAGGCGACGCCATCGTGATCATTATGAACAACGACACGACCGGCATGACCGGCGGGCAGGAGCACGCCGGCACGGGCCGCACCGCCAGGGGGACTGAAGCGCCCCGCCTCGATATCGCGAAGCTCTGCCATACCATCGGCGCGAAGCGGGTGCGCGAGATCGACGCCTATAACATCAAAGATCTCGAGAAGATCATGAAGGAAGAACTCGCGGAAAAAGGACCGGCGGTGCTCATTTCGAACCAGCCCTGCGTGCTGCGCTACCGTATCGCAAAGAAGGTCTATGCCGTGGAGCGAAAGACCTGCACCGGGTGCAAGGTGTGTCTCAAGGCGGGGTGTATCGCCCTGTCCTTTACGCCCGAGGGTAAAACGGGTTTCGTGGAGATCGATCCGCTTCTCTGCAACGGCTGCGGCGTCTGCGCCCAGCTCTGCACCACGGGGTCGATGAAGACGACGTAG
- a CDS encoding zinc ribbon domain-containing protein gives MAGYKHPCRYCDKLISADANVCPFCGKIRPLGSFRCPKCQSPIQKDWKKCEHCGLSLETTCPQCAKTVFFGDYCGSCGARLAMACPNRKCGFEQPPIGEKCVKCGSQLK, from the coding sequence ATGGCCGGCTACAAACATCCCTGCCGCTATTGCGACAAGCTCATCTCTGCGGATGCAAATGTCTGCCCTTTTTGCGGCAAGATCAGGCCGCTCGGCTCGTTCAGGTGTCCCAAATGCCAGAGCCCGATCCAGAAAGACTGGAAAAAATGCGAGCACTGCGGGCTTTCCCTCGAGACAACCTGCCCGCAGTGCGCTAAAACGGTTTTTTTCGGTGATTACTGCGGAAGCTGCGGCGCGCGGCTGGCCATGGCCTGTCCCAATCGGAAATGCGGGTTCGAACAGCCGCCGATCGGCGAAAAATGCGTAAAATGCGGTTCTCAATTAAAATAA
- a CDS encoding phenylacetate--CoA ligase: MPWNAEESLSRPELAKLQSQRLQKVCERVYARVPFYKKKFDEKGLKPADITTIQDIVKLPFTKKVDLRDNYPYGLFAEPLDNIVRIHASSGTTGKPTVVAYNRNDINLWADVMARTFTCAGVTNKDVVQNAYGYGLFTGGLGAHYGAERVGAAVIPISGGNTQKQILLLQDFGTTAICSTPSFALYLYDVACEMKVNLDTIKLRVGLFGAEPWTEEMRREVEERLRIKAIDIYGLSEIIGPGVSSECIEAQSGLHVNEDHFYPEIINPETGDPLPYGQEGELVITSMSREAMPLIRYRTGDITSLNPDKCVCGRTLVRMRRVRGRADDMLIIRGVNVFPSQVESVLLRTKDIAPHYVIEVNRKGRMDEMNVRVEVTAECMDKLAAKVLTTDLKSFAQEEEDLIKIKRDIQKNVKDIIGVNTEVTLVPPGAIQRSEGKAKRVIDNRPK, translated from the coding sequence ATGCCCTGGAATGCCGAAGAATCCCTGTCACGACCGGAACTTGCGAAGCTGCAGAGCCAACGACTTCAAAAGGTCTGCGAGCGCGTCTACGCCCGAGTTCCTTTCTACAAAAAGAAGTTTGACGAAAAGGGTCTTAAGCCCGCGGACATTACTACCATTCAGGATATCGTCAAACTTCCCTTCACGAAGAAGGTCGACCTTCGCGATAACTATCCCTACGGACTCTTTGCCGAACCGCTCGACAACATTGTGCGCATTCATGCCTCGTCAGGCACGACCGGCAAACCCACGGTCGTGGCCTACAACCGGAACGACATCAACCTCTGGGCAGACGTGATGGCGCGGACCTTTACCTGCGCCGGTGTCACGAACAAGGATGTGGTCCAGAATGCCTACGGCTACGGCCTGTTCACCGGCGGACTCGGTGCGCACTACGGCGCGGAACGCGTGGGCGCCGCTGTTATCCCGATCTCCGGCGGCAATACGCAGAAGCAGATCCTGCTCCTGCAGGATTTCGGCACCACGGCGATCTGCTCCACACCTTCCTTTGCTCTTTACCTCTATGACGTAGCGTGCGAGATGAAGGTCAATCTCGATACGATCAAACTGCGCGTTGGACTGTTCGGCGCCGAGCCCTGGACCGAGGAGATGCGTCGCGAAGTGGAAGAGCGGCTCAGGATCAAGGCGATCGACATCTATGGTCTCTCGGAGATCATCGGCCCGGGCGTTTCCTCTGAGTGCATTGAGGCCCAGAGCGGCCTCCATGTCAACGAAGACCACTTCTACCCCGAGATCATCAACCCGGAGACAGGCGATCCGCTCCCCTATGGACAGGAAGGCGAGCTCGTGATCACGAGCATGTCGCGCGAGGCCATGCCGCTCATCCGCTACCGAACGGGCGACATCACGAGTCTCAATCCCGACAAGTGTGTTTGCGGCAGGACGCTGGTCCGCATGCGACGCGTCAGGGGGCGGGCCGATGATATGCTGATCATCCGGGGGGTGAACGTGTTCCCGTCCCAGGTGGAATCCGTGCTGCTCCGCACCAAGGACATTGCCCCGCACTATGTCATCGAGGTGAACCGGAAGGGCAGGATGGACGAGATGAACGTACGCGTTGAGGTGACCGCCGAGTGCATGGATAAACTGGCGGCCAAAGTGCTTACCACCGACCTTAAGTCCTTTGCACAGGAAGAAGAGGACCTCATCAAGATCAAGCGCGACATCCAGAAGAACGTCAAGGACATCATCGGCGTGAATACCGAGGTAACGCTTGTCCCGCCCGGCGCGATCCAGCGGAGCGAAGGCAAGGCAAAACGGGTCATCGATAATAGACCGAAGTAA
- a CDS encoding zinc ribbon domain-containing protein: protein MALQPFTENFSDNSTEAGFQCIFFCDLCRDGYKTRFIESKTYKKKGLFRMLGSAASLIGDLTGHSGLGYNVERGADTISARFTGMSPEWHKEHEAAFELAQNEAKEHFHRCPKCRKYVCESDWNEQEGLCVGDAPRMNVEVAAAKAGKMVKDIQSAAEATTVFTGKIESKQTICPQCNKPAGEGKFCGNCGATLAIMKCPKCGAGNQSAVRFCGECGTNLK, encoded by the coding sequence ATGGCGCTTCAGCCCTTCACGGAAAACTTTAGCGACAACAGCACGGAGGCGGGTTTTCAATGTATTTTTTTCTGCGACCTGTGCAGGGACGGCTACAAGACCAGGTTCATTGAATCCAAGACGTACAAGAAAAAAGGTCTTTTCAGGATGCTGGGCAGCGCGGCCAGTTTGATAGGCGATCTGACCGGTCATTCCGGACTGGGCTATAATGTGGAGCGCGGCGCGGACACCATTTCAGCCAGGTTTACCGGGATGTCGCCCGAGTGGCATAAGGAACACGAGGCGGCTTTTGAGCTGGCTCAGAACGAGGCCAAGGAGCATTTCCACCGCTGTCCCAAGTGCAGAAAATATGTCTGCGAAAGCGATTGGAACGAACAGGAAGGCCTTTGCGTCGGAGACGCGCCGAGGATGAATGTGGAAGTGGCTGCGGCAAAAGCCGGAAAGATGGTCAAGGACATACAATCCGCCGCCGAAGCCACGACGGTTTTCACGGGCAAGATAGAAAGCAAACAGACCATCTGTCCCCAGTGCAACAAGCCGGCCGGCGAAGGTAAATTCTGCGGAAACTGCGGCGCAACGCTTGCCATAATGAAATGTCCCAAATGCGGCGCCGGGAACCAGTCCGCGGTCAGGTTCTGCGGGGAATGCGGCACTAACCTGAAATAA
- a CDS encoding lipocalin family protein — MINKSIFIIIAATLFCSCLPATHAPLPPLEVVAHVELSRYTGTWYEIARYPNRFQKGCTDTSAAYKLGPDGTIRVLNSCLRKGKMDTAKGKARIVDTTTNARLKVSFFWPFSGDYWIIDLGEDYDYAVVSEPSRKYLWILARSPQMDDALYGQLLDKLKEKGFDITLLERTQHAKPF; from the coding sequence ATGATCAATAAATCCATTTTCATTATCATTGCGGCCACCTTGTTCTGTTCCTGCCTCCCCGCAACGCATGCTCCCCTGCCCCCGCTCGAGGTCGTAGCACACGTGGAGCTGTCCCGTTATACAGGCACCTGGTACGAGATCGCGCGCTATCCGAACCGCTTTCAGAAGGGCTGTACCGATACCAGCGCAGCGTACAAACTCGGTCCGGACGGAACGATCCGCGTGTTGAACTCCTGTCTGAGGAAGGGGAAAATGGACACAGCAAAGGGGAAAGCGCGGATCGTCGACACAACCACGAATGCCAGGCTGAAGGTGTCCTTTTTCTGGCCCTTCTCGGGAGACTACTGGATCATCGATCTTGGCGAAGACTATGACTACGCCGTGGTCTCCGAGCCGAGCAGAAAGTATCTCTGGATACTTGCCCGGTCTCCCCAAATGGACGATGCCCTGTATGGACAGCTCCTTGATAAGCTCAAGGAAAAAGGATTCGATATCACTCTGCTGGAAAGAACGCAGCATGCCAAACCTTTTTAA
- a CDS encoding hotdog fold thioesterase — MDDMTRFVQNDRFAKHLGIEMLEYGNGKAKAKMEIKDHHLNSAGMLHGGAIFALADAAFSAASNSHGTLAVAINVSISYFKAVNSGVLIAEADEASFNPRLATYLIPVMDDKGNKIALFQGTVYRKKDSLADVIK; from the coding sequence ATGGATGACATGACCAGATTTGTGCAGAATGATCGTTTTGCAAAGCATCTCGGGATCGAGATGCTTGAATATGGAAACGGCAAGGCAAAAGCAAAAATGGAGATCAAAGACCACCACCTGAACAGCGCCGGCATGCTTCACGGCGGAGCCATCTTCGCTCTTGCGGATGCAGCGTTTTCGGCCGCTTCAAACTCCCACGGTACGCTCGCCGTGGCGATCAATGTGAGCATATCGTATTTCAAAGCTGTCAACAGCGGTGTTCTGATTGCCGAAGCCGACGAGGCGTCGTTCAATCCAAGGCTTGCCACGTATCTTATCCCCGTGATGGACGATAAGGGGAACAAGATCGCGTTGTTCCAGGGCACGGTGTACCGGAAGAAGGACTCTTTGGCTGATGTCATAAAATAA
- a CDS encoding MFS transporter produces MPEQKASRLPFHYAWIIVATGMLSIFACLGFGRFALGMLLPSMASTLNLSYSQIGFISTGNFIGYLASVLFCGHIARWIGSRRLIVIALIIIGVSMALISRAGSFVAILILYFVTGMGSGAANVPVMGLITAWFDRTIRGRAAGFVVIGSGFAIIISGKLIPFVNRLIGPEGWRMSWLILAGIVLIIASLSYFFLRNKPEDLGLQPLGSEGRVLTPVLQEHTAMQSIYKNKVLYLLGSIYFLFGYTYVIYATFIVTTLVKERGFSETIAGNFWSWVGLLSLVSGPVFGTLSDKLGRKAGLMIVFSLQALAYLMVAANLPPLFLYLSIFCYGIVAWSIPSIMVAAVSEYVGVDKALAAFGLITFIFGLGQIAGPSVAGILAERTGSFSSSFFMAAAFAGAAILLTSFLKKPRHTE; encoded by the coding sequence ATGCCTGAACAGAAGGCCTCACGCCTCCCCTTCCACTACGCCTGGATCATCGTCGCAACCGGCATGCTCAGTATCTTTGCCTGCCTCGGCTTCGGCCGTTTTGCGCTCGGCATGCTGCTCCCTTCCATGGCATCTACACTTAATCTCTCCTACTCGCAGATCGGTTTCATCAGCACCGGCAATTTTATCGGCTATCTCGCTTCGGTCCTGTTCTGCGGCCACATCGCCCGCTGGATCGGCTCCCGCCGGTTGATCGTGATCGCGCTCATCATTATCGGCGTTTCGATGGCGCTTATCAGCCGGGCCGGAAGCTTTGTTGCGATCCTCATACTCTATTTCGTCACGGGCATGGGAAGCGGCGCGGCGAACGTTCCGGTGATGGGGCTCATCACCGCCTGGTTCGACCGGACGATCAGGGGGCGGGCCGCCGGGTTCGTGGTCATCGGCAGCGGGTTCGCGATCATTATCTCCGGCAAGCTCATCCCTTTCGTGAACAGGTTGATCGGCCCCGAGGGATGGCGCATGAGCTGGCTGATCCTCGCCGGAATCGTGCTCATCATCGCTTCACTCAGCTATTTTTTTCTGCGAAACAAGCCGGAGGACCTGGGACTGCAACCACTGGGCAGCGAGGGCAGGGTCCTCACTCCCGTTCTCCAGGAACACACGGCGATGCAGAGCATTTACAAGAACAAGGTCCTTTATCTGCTCGGTTCGATCTACTTTCTCTTCGGCTACACCTACGTGATCTATGCCACGTTCATTGTGACTACGCTGGTTAAGGAACGGGGGTTCTCGGAAACCATTGCAGGCAACTTCTGGTCCTGGGTGGGGCTCTTGAGCCTCGTCTCCGGCCCCGTGTTCGGCACGCTTTCGGACAAGCTCGGAAGAAAGGCCGGGCTCATGATCGTGTTCTCGCTCCAGGCGCTCGCGTATCTCATGGTTGCGGCGAACCTGCCGCCGCTCTTTCTCTATCTTTCGATCTTCTGTTACGGTATCGTTGCCTGGTCCATCCCATCGATCATGGTCGCCGCGGTGAGCGAATACGTCGGCGTTGACAAGGCTCTCGCCGCTTTCGGTTTGATCACGTTCATCTTCGGTTTGGGCCAGATCGCGGGGCCCTCGGTCGCAGGCATCCTGGCTGAACGGACCGGCAGCTTCTCATCCAGCTTCTTTATGGCAGCCGCCTTTGCCGGCGCTGCGATCCTGCTTACCAGTTTTTTGAAAAAACCCCGGCACACCGAATAA